The proteins below come from a single Argentina anserina chromosome 1, drPotAnse1.1, whole genome shotgun sequence genomic window:
- the LOC126791813 gene encoding protein DETOXIFICATION 8-like, with amino-acid sequence MERKIEMGQIVDEEQKWTIIFVRELKKEGSIAAPMVAVTVLQYLLQLVSMIMVGHLDQLALSSVAIAISLTNVTGFSLLSGMAGGLETLCGQAFGAEQYQKLGTYTCTAMIALLLVCPPVCVLWIFMDKLLPLVGQDPSISLEAQKYSMWLIPALFGASILKPLTRYFQSQSLIFPMLLSSFVILLFHICASWGLVYKLGFGSNGSAIAFSLSTWLYVVMLGSYAMYSSAFEKTRITMSKDSILHVGEFYRLAIPSAVMVCLKWWSCELIILLSGLLPNPKLETSVLSICLTISTLHFTLSYGFGAAASTRVSNELGAGNPQAARVAVQAAMFLSVTEALIVSTTLFCCRSVLGRAFSNEKQVVDYVAVMAPLICLSVFMDSLQGVLSGVARGTGWQHMGAYANLGAFYLVGLPVGIVLGFPMHLRGKGLWIGIVVGSAVQSTLLACITCFTNWTKQAKSARERMCAERSSEDMEAK; translated from the exons aTGGAGagga AAATAGAAATGGGACAGATTGTCGATGAAGAGCAGAAATGGACGATTATATTTGTGAGAGAGCTGAAGAAGGAGGGTTCTATAGCTGCACCAATGGTGGCAGTGACAGTACTGCAATATCTTCTGCAACTAGTGTCGATGATTATGGTTGGACATCTTGATCAGCTCGCACTTTCCAGCGTTGCAATTGCCATTTCTCTCACCAATGTCACTGGTTTCAGCCTTCTT TCAGGAATGGCAGGTGGATTGGAAACCTTATGTGGGCAAGCATTTGGAGCAGAGCAATACCAAAAACTTGGAACCTATACTTGTACTGCTATGATAGCCCTTCTGTTGGTGTGCCCTCCAGTATGTGTTCTGTGGATATTCATGGATAAATTGTTACCTTTAGTAGGACAAGATCCATCGATATCCCTTGAGGCACAAAAATATTCAATGTGGCTTATTCCTGCACTATTTGGTGCTTCAATTCTTAAACCACTAACTCGCTACTTCCAGTCTCAGAGTCTCATTTTCCCCATGCTCCTATCCTCTTTTGTCATTCTACTCTTCCATATATGTGCATCATGGGGTCTTGTATATAAGCTGGGATTTGGAAGTAATGGTTCAGCAATAGCCTTTAGCTTGTCCACTTGGTTATATGTGGTAATGTTGGGTTCCTACGCCATGTATTCCTCAGCCTTCGAGAAAACTCGTATCACAATGTCAAAAGATTCTATCCTTCATGTCGGAGAGTTCTATCGCTTGGCTATACCATCTGCTGTAATGGTTTG CCTGAAATGGTGGTCGTGCGAGCTAATTATTTTGCTTTCTGGCCTTCTACCAAATCCTAAGCTAGAGACTTCAGTTCTTTCCATATG CCTTACAATCTCTACATTGCACTTCACCTTATCATATGGTTTTGGAGCAGCTGCAAG TACTCgagtatcaaatgaattaggaGCTGGTAATCCACAAGCAGCTCGAGTAGCTGTTCAGGCCGCAATGTTTCTCTCAGTCACGGAGGCGCTCATTGTAAGCACAACTCTCTTTTGCTGTCGTTCTGTTTTGGGACGCGCTTTTAGCAACGAGAAGCAGGTAGTGGACTATGTAGCAGTGATGGCACCCCTGATTTGCCTCTCAGTTTTTATGGACAGCTTACAAGGAGTACTTTCAG GTGTAGCTAGAGGAACAGGATGGCAGCATATGGGGGCCTATGCCAATCTTGGAGCATTTTATTTAGTTGGACTTCCTGTGGGCATAGTACTTGGCTTTCCCATGCACTTACGGGGGAAAGGCCTTTGGATTGGAATAGTGGTTGGCTCTGCTGTGCAATCAACTCTTCTGGCTTGCATTACCTGTTTCACAAATTGGACTAAACAG GCAAAGTCGGCAAGAGAGAGGATGTGCGCAGAGAGATCATCAGAAGACATGGAAGcaaaatga